In a single window of the Nocardiopsis composta genome:
- a CDS encoding Tex family protein: MTTSIEQRIAEELGVGRHQTAAAIRLLDDGSTVPFIARYRKEATGGLDDAQLRTLEERLRYLRELEERRTAVLDSIRSQGKLDEELEARINAADTKARLEDIYLPYKPKRRTKAQIAREAGLEPLADLLLGDPWQDPQAAAAGYADPEKGVADAQAALDGARAILVERFAEDADLIGELRERVWSRGRLVAEVREGREEAGAKFADYFDFAEPLAKLPAHRVLAMFRGEKEEVLSLTVDPEPEGAAEDAPAGPSSYERAIAARFGIADRGRPADAWLRDTVRWAWRTRVFVRLDIDLRMRLWQAAEDEGVRVFAANLRDLLLAAPAGVRPTLGLDPGLRTGVKVAVTDGTGKVVATDTIYPHAPRNRWDESIAALAKLAAEHAVELVAIGNGTASRETDRLAADLIKRHPELKLTKVTVSEAGASVYSASAFASQELPGLDVSLRGAVSIARRLQDPLAELVKIDPKSIGVGQYQHDISEVKLSRSLDGVVEDCVNAVGVDVNTASAPLLNRVSGIGSTLAENIVAHRDANGPFRSRAALKEVPRLGPKAFEQCAGFLRIQGGDPLDASAVHPESYPVARRIAEAAGTDVASLIGDTATLSRLRPEDFTGDGVGLPTVTDILSELEKPGRDPRPAFATASFKEGVETLNDLEPGMILEGTVTNVAAFGAFVDVGVHQDGLVHVSAMAKRFVSDPREVVKPGDIVRVKVLDVDVRRKRISLTMRLDDEVGGKRSEDGAERRGGDRSGAPKSGGRGGKGGRKNSGKDGGRDSRRSAEPSGAMADALRRAGLDPSKRP; this comes from the coding sequence GTGACCACCTCTATCGAACAGCGGATCGCCGAGGAGCTCGGCGTCGGCCGGCACCAAACGGCCGCCGCGATCAGGCTCCTCGACGACGGCAGCACCGTCCCGTTCATCGCCCGGTACCGCAAGGAGGCCACCGGCGGGCTGGACGACGCCCAGCTGCGCACCCTCGAAGAGCGCCTGCGCTACCTGCGCGAGCTGGAGGAGCGCCGGACGGCGGTGCTGGACTCGATCCGCTCCCAGGGCAAGCTCGACGAGGAGCTGGAGGCCCGGATCAACGCCGCCGACACCAAGGCGCGGCTGGAGGACATCTACCTGCCCTACAAGCCGAAGCGGCGGACCAAGGCGCAGATCGCCCGGGAGGCCGGCCTGGAGCCGCTGGCCGACCTGCTGCTCGGCGACCCCTGGCAGGACCCGCAGGCCGCCGCGGCCGGCTACGCCGACCCGGAGAAGGGCGTCGCCGACGCGCAGGCCGCGCTGGACGGGGCGCGCGCGATCCTGGTCGAGCGGTTCGCCGAGGACGCCGACCTCATCGGCGAGCTGCGCGAGCGGGTGTGGTCGCGGGGCCGCCTGGTGGCCGAGGTCCGCGAGGGCAGGGAGGAGGCCGGCGCGAAGTTCGCCGACTACTTCGACTTCGCCGAGCCGCTGGCGAAGCTGCCCGCGCACCGGGTGCTGGCGATGTTCCGCGGCGAGAAGGAGGAGGTGCTCTCGCTCACCGTCGACCCGGAGCCGGAGGGCGCCGCCGAGGACGCGCCGGCCGGGCCGAGCTCGTACGAGCGGGCCATCGCCGCCCGGTTCGGCATCGCCGACCGGGGCCGTCCGGCCGACGCCTGGCTGCGCGACACGGTCCGCTGGGCCTGGCGCACCCGGGTGTTCGTCCGGCTCGACATCGACCTGCGGATGCGGCTGTGGCAGGCCGCCGAGGACGAGGGCGTCCGGGTGTTCGCCGCCAACCTGCGCGACCTGCTGCTGGCCGCGCCGGCCGGGGTGCGCCCCACGCTCGGCCTGGACCCGGGGCTGCGCACCGGGGTGAAGGTGGCGGTGACCGACGGCACCGGCAAGGTCGTCGCCACCGACACGATCTACCCGCACGCGCCGCGCAACCGGTGGGACGAGTCGATCGCGGCGCTGGCGAAGCTGGCCGCCGAGCACGCGGTGGAGCTGGTGGCGATCGGCAACGGCACCGCCTCCCGGGAGACCGACCGGCTCGCCGCCGACCTGATCAAGCGGCACCCGGAGCTCAAGCTGACCAAGGTGACGGTCTCCGAGGCGGGCGCCTCGGTCTACTCCGCCTCGGCGTTCGCCTCCCAGGAGCTGCCCGGCCTGGACGTGTCGCTGCGCGGCGCGGTCTCCATCGCCCGCCGGCTGCAGGACCCGCTGGCCGAGCTGGTCAAGATCGACCCGAAGTCGATCGGGGTCGGCCAGTACCAGCACGACATCTCCGAGGTGAAGCTCTCCCGGTCGCTGGACGGCGTGGTGGAGGACTGCGTGAACGCGGTCGGCGTGGACGTGAACACCGCGTCGGCACCGCTGCTGAACCGGGTCTCCGGCATCGGCTCCACCCTGGCCGAGAACATCGTGGCGCACCGGGACGCCAACGGGCCGTTCCGCTCCCGCGCGGCGCTGAAGGAGGTGCCCCGGCTCGGCCCGAAGGCGTTCGAGCAGTGCGCCGGCTTCCTGCGCATCCAGGGCGGCGACCCGCTGGACGCCTCCGCGGTGCACCCGGAGTCCTACCCGGTGGCGCGGCGCATCGCCGAGGCCGCCGGCACCGACGTGGCGTCGCTGATCGGCGACACCGCGACGCTGTCCCGGCTGCGCCCGGAGGACTTCACCGGCGACGGCGTGGGCCTGCCCACCGTCACCGACATCCTCTCCGAGCTGGAGAAGCCCGGGCGGGACCCGCGGCCGGCGTTCGCCACCGCCTCCTTCAAGGAGGGCGTGGAGACGCTGAACGACCTGGAGCCCGGGATGATCCTGGAGGGCACGGTCACCAACGTCGCCGCGTTCGGCGCGTTCGTCGACGTCGGCGTGCACCAGGACGGCCTGGTGCACGTGTCGGCGATGGCCAAGCGGTTCGTCTCCGACCCGCGCGAGGTGGTCAAGCCCGGCGACATCGTCCGGGTGAAGGTGCTCGACGTGGACGTGCGCCGCAAGCGGATCTCGCTGACCATGCGGCTGGACGACGAGGTCGGCGGCAAGCGGTCCGAGGACGGCGCCGAGCGCCGCGGCGGCGACCGCTCCGGCGCCCCGAAGTCCGGCGGCCGCGGCGGCAAGGGCGGCCGCAAGAACAGCGGCAAGGACGGCGGCCGCGACTCGCGCCGCTCCGCCGAGCCCTCCGGCGCCATGGCCGACGCCCTCCGCCGCGCGGGCCTGGACCCGTCCAAGCGCCCCTGA
- a CDS encoding VLRF1 family aeRF1-type release factor produces the protein MIIVHLDQTSLRDLAALRDEVGVLSVYATADPRDRSSSPAWRLQIANEINALRNEVSSNGDKQRKAAVLARLEALRPQLDDVLDSGAESGVGRALFAPISTDEVRVLTVQMPLEDCAVLERTAYLRPLAAAMTTGAPAGVLAVSQDAVRVVDLRFGSAEDVTSLPIKLDDEDWRPDRAPASSGKPGLYNRASGKGDRYDRKVSEQVLRSLNAMRPRLKEIADERGWSAVAITGDRRLTGSLEGRFAQDSKRDIIVLEHVVEGRTLPEIAARIGPEIEAVRVRRATEAVQEAKDAALSGGTGAVGLSDVLGAFREGRVSRLFLDGARGLTGHRAPDGAYYPEDELPPGTGRDDMAAEKDMGERMIELALGNGVEVTVLPEQAAEALAEDDGVAVRLRW, from the coding sequence ATGATCATCGTGCACCTTGATCAGACATCGCTCCGGGATCTGGCGGCCTTGCGGGACGAGGTGGGGGTGCTCTCCGTCTACGCCACCGCCGACCCCCGGGACAGGTCCTCCTCTCCCGCGTGGCGGCTGCAGATCGCCAACGAGATCAACGCGCTGCGCAACGAGGTCTCGTCCAACGGGGACAAGCAGCGCAAGGCCGCTGTCCTGGCCCGGCTGGAGGCGCTGCGCCCGCAGCTCGACGATGTCCTGGACAGCGGTGCCGAATCCGGCGTGGGGCGGGCGCTGTTCGCCCCGATCAGCACCGACGAGGTGCGGGTGCTGACGGTGCAGATGCCGCTGGAGGACTGCGCGGTGCTGGAGCGCACCGCCTACCTGAGGCCGCTCGCCGCGGCCATGACCACCGGCGCCCCGGCCGGGGTGCTCGCCGTCTCGCAGGACGCGGTGCGCGTGGTGGACCTGCGCTTCGGCTCCGCCGAGGACGTCACCAGCCTGCCGATCAAGCTGGACGACGAGGACTGGCGGCCGGACCGCGCGCCGGCCTCCTCCGGCAAGCCCGGCCTGTACAACCGGGCCTCCGGCAAGGGCGACCGGTACGACCGCAAGGTCTCCGAGCAGGTGCTGCGCTCGCTGAACGCGATGCGCCCCCGGCTCAAGGAGATCGCCGACGAGCGCGGCTGGAGCGCGGTGGCCATCACCGGCGACCGGCGGCTGACCGGCTCCCTGGAGGGCCGGTTCGCCCAGGACAGCAAGCGCGACATCATCGTGCTGGAGCACGTGGTGGAGGGACGCACCCTCCCGGAGATCGCCGCGCGGATCGGTCCGGAGATTGAGGCGGTCCGGGTGCGCCGGGCCACCGAGGCGGTCCAGGAGGCCAAGGACGCGGCGCTGTCCGGCGGCACCGGCGCCGTCGGGCTCAGCGACGTGCTGGGCGCGTTCCGCGAGGGCCGGGTCTCCCGGCTCTTCCTGGACGGGGCCCGCGGGCTCACCGGGCACCGCGCCCCGGACGGCGCCTACTACCCGGAGGACGAGCTGCCCCCGGGCACCGGGCGCGACGACATGGCCGCGGAGAAGGACATGGGCGAGCGGATGATCGAGCTGGCCCTGGGCAACGGCGTCGAGGTGACCGTGCTGCCGGAGCAGGCGGCCGAGGCGCTCGCCGAGGACGACGGGGTCGCCGTCCGGCTGCGCTGGTAG
- a CDS encoding DUF817 domain-containing protein, whose translation MRRAARALRHGTAQLVRFALLQAWSCAFAAGIFIGLALSTLLPPAVPRYDALLVYGIALTALFWMLRLETGREVLAVLGFHVVGLVFELFKVHMGSWAYPEEAWTKIGGVPLYSGFMYAAVGSYVVRAWRLLKLEVTGYRTAATAVVAVLIYANFLTHHWLPDVRLLLAAAMIAVTWGAWVHYTVGAVRYRMPLSLSFVLIGFFLWVAENASTLLGAWRYPHQADAWAVVHPSKFGAWALLVTVSFVLVASWKPSEAQGAGRNRLVSSHE comes from the coding sequence CTGAGGCGGGCCGCCCGCGCGCTCCGGCACGGCACCGCCCAGCTCGTCCGCTTCGCCCTGCTCCAGGCCTGGTCCTGCGCGTTCGCCGCGGGGATCTTCATCGGGCTCGCCCTGTCCACGCTGCTGCCCCCGGCCGTCCCCCGCTACGACGCGCTGCTCGTCTACGGGATCGCGCTCACCGCGCTGTTCTGGATGCTCCGCCTGGAGACCGGCCGCGAGGTCCTCGCGGTGCTCGGCTTCCACGTCGTCGGCCTGGTCTTCGAGCTGTTCAAAGTGCACATGGGCTCGTGGGCCTACCCCGAGGAGGCGTGGACCAAGATCGGCGGCGTCCCGCTGTACAGCGGCTTCATGTACGCCGCGGTCGGCAGCTACGTGGTCCGCGCCTGGCGGCTGCTGAAGCTGGAGGTGACCGGCTACCGCACCGCGGCGACCGCGGTCGTCGCGGTGCTCATCTACGCCAACTTCCTCACCCACCACTGGCTGCCCGACGTCCGGCTGCTGCTCGCCGCCGCCATGATCGCGGTCACCTGGGGCGCCTGGGTGCACTACACCGTGGGCGCGGTCCGCTACCGGATGCCGCTGTCGCTGTCCTTCGTGCTGATCGGGTTCTTCCTGTGGGTCGCGGAGAACGCCTCCACCCTGCTCGGCGCCTGGCGCTACCCGCACCAGGCCGACGCCTGGGCGGTGGTGCACCCCTCCAAGTTCGGCGCCTGGGCGCTGCTGGTGACCGTGTCGTTCGTGCTGGTCGCCTCGTGGAAGCCGAGTGAGGCTCAGGGCGCCGGGCGCAATAGGCTGGTCTCCAGCCATGAATGA
- a CDS encoding DUF11 domain-containing protein translates to MDHPRAAAGAVLLAALTAVPLAGIPAAAAAGAPPAAEADDIQVRVGAAGDEARAHGSVDYALTVANTGPEDLPDARIVQLLPEGLTDVEAGQDGEAGDGEVVWERGLPAGEAVELESSGTVGPDAGGRLATTVCVRPAPGGELVGCASDSIPVGPVSKAWIAAWTAAAAGALLLLAAGGRWLFRLYRRFREDGVRIEYVTGRVAIPEPPLALNRMPWRYRLQLLQAVPVAGARTAVGEPADEPAAAAAQGGGEAVEGAEAAPGRPDEKPQEGAEPQKSAEPEPVEAAAGEQGAGEAAAEKAEESAAGQEAGEAAAEAAEEAEGTGGDVPVEAAADAEQSTEGSEEERTGEEQDAEEERQAEEPATAGQKARAEGDGEDGAPAAGERTGEPAAGQDAPAEVGEAAARAAGTGGGPGESASAVPAPRGRRKGRKPWLRRRKPRTGPERGTPEQAAGDRPADSPAEPAAERDLAPAERD, encoded by the coding sequence ATGGACCATCCCCGTGCCGCCGCAGGGGCCGTGCTGCTCGCAGCCCTGACGGCGGTCCCCCTGGCCGGAATCCCCGCGGCCGCGGCCGCCGGGGCGCCCCCCGCAGCGGAGGCGGACGACATCCAGGTCCGCGTCGGTGCGGCCGGGGACGAGGCGAGGGCGCACGGCTCGGTCGACTACGCCCTCACCGTCGCCAACACCGGACCGGAGGACCTCCCCGACGCGCGGATCGTGCAGCTGCTGCCGGAGGGCCTGACCGACGTCGAGGCCGGGCAGGACGGCGAGGCCGGCGACGGCGAGGTGGTCTGGGAGCGCGGGCTGCCCGCCGGGGAGGCGGTCGAGCTGGAGTCCTCCGGCACCGTGGGCCCCGACGCCGGTGGCCGGCTGGCCACGACGGTCTGCGTCCGCCCGGCTCCGGGCGGAGAACTGGTCGGCTGCGCCTCGGACTCGATCCCGGTCGGCCCGGTCTCCAAGGCCTGGATCGCCGCCTGGACCGCCGCGGCGGCGGGGGCGCTGCTGCTCCTGGCCGCCGGCGGGCGGTGGCTGTTCCGGCTGTATCGGCGGTTCCGCGAGGACGGCGTCAGGATCGAGTACGTGACCGGCCGGGTGGCGATCCCCGAGCCGCCGCTGGCGCTCAACCGGATGCCGTGGCGCTACCGCCTCCAGCTCCTGCAGGCGGTCCCGGTCGCCGGCGCCCGGACGGCGGTCGGGGAGCCGGCCGACGAGCCTGCGGCCGCTGCGGCGCAGGGCGGCGGCGAAGCGGTGGAAGGGGCGGAGGCCGCTCCCGGCCGCCCGGACGAGAAGCCGCAGGAGGGGGCGGAGCCGCAGAAGAGCGCGGAGCCGGAGCCCGTTGAGGCGGCGGCCGGCGAGCAGGGAGCCGGGGAGGCCGCCGCGGAGAAGGCGGAGGAGAGCGCCGCCGGACAGGAGGCCGGGGAGGCCGCCGCGGAGGCGGCGGAGGAGGCCGAGGGCACCGGCGGGGACGTCCCGGTGGAAGCCGCGGCCGACGCCGAGCAGAGCACGGAGGGATCCGAGGAGGAGCGGACCGGCGAGGAGCAGGACGCCGAGGAAGAGCGGCAGGCGGAGGAGCCCGCCACCGCCGGGCAGAAGGCCCGGGCCGAGGGCGACGGCGAGGACGGCGCCCCCGCAGCCGGGGAGCGGACCGGGGAGCCGGCGGCCGGGCAGGACGCTCCGGCCGAGGTCGGCGAGGCCGCCGCGAGGGCGGCCGGAACCGGCGGCGGCCCGGGGGAGAGCGCCTCCGCCGTCCCGGCGCCGCGCGGCCGCCGCAAGGGGCGGAAGCCGTGGCTGCGCCGGCGGAAGCCGCGCACCGGACCGGAGCGCGGTACCCCGGAGCAGGCCGCCGGCGACCGCCCGGCGGACTCCCCGGCGGAGCCCGCCGCCGAGCGCGATCTGGCCCCGGCCGAACGGGACTGA
- a CDS encoding deoxyribonuclease IV, whose protein sequence is MNDARISPVGAHVPVSGGLATKGLPYADEIGAEAVQVFVSNPRGWAATPGVPEEDAALRDRSGLPVFVHAPYLINLGAPDEEVAAKSVASLEHSLRRGAAIGALGVVVHTGSAVRGGRAAGLDRMRSRLLPLLERLGEEVPPVLLEPMAGQGQVLCATVDDLAGYLDALDWHPRARVCMDTAHAFAAGHDISDRAGMAAMLDRFGEVVGADRLGLVHANDSKAACGSNKDRHENIGAGQIGAEAFAELFVHPVSAGVPLTLETPGPAGPHAADVALLKKLRSEVLDA, encoded by the coding sequence ATGAATGACGCACGCATTTCGCCCGTCGGGGCGCACGTCCCCGTGTCCGGAGGCCTCGCCACCAAGGGCCTGCCCTACGCCGATGAGATCGGCGCCGAAGCCGTCCAGGTCTTCGTCAGCAACCCGCGCGGCTGGGCCGCCACGCCCGGCGTCCCCGAGGAGGACGCCGCCCTGCGCGACCGCTCCGGCCTCCCGGTCTTCGTGCACGCCCCCTACCTGATCAACCTGGGCGCGCCGGACGAGGAGGTGGCCGCCAAGTCGGTGGCCTCACTGGAGCACTCGCTGCGCCGCGGCGCGGCGATCGGCGCCCTGGGCGTGGTGGTGCACACCGGCTCCGCGGTGCGCGGCGGCCGCGCCGCCGGCCTGGACCGGATGCGCTCCCGCCTGCTGCCGCTGCTGGAACGGCTCGGCGAAGAGGTCCCCCCGGTGCTGCTGGAACCGATGGCCGGCCAGGGCCAGGTGCTCTGCGCCACCGTCGACGACCTCGCCGGCTACCTCGACGCCCTGGACTGGCACCCGCGCGCCCGGGTCTGCATGGACACCGCGCACGCCTTCGCGGCCGGCCACGACATCTCCGACCGCGCGGGCATGGCCGCCATGCTGGACCGGTTCGGCGAGGTCGTCGGCGCCGACCGGCTCGGCCTGGTGCACGCCAACGACTCCAAGGCCGCCTGCGGCAGCAACAAGGACCGGCACGAGAACATCGGCGCCGGCCAGATCGGCGCCGAGGCCTTCGCCGAGCTCTTCGTGCACCCGGTCTCCGCGGGCGTCCCCCTCACCCTGGAGACCCCCGGCCCGGCCGGCCCGCACGCGGCGGACGTGGCCCTGCTGAAGAAGCTCCGCTCCGAGGTCCTCGACGCCTGA
- a CDS encoding MFS transporter, producing MAPRRRAGGALGAGAPFARFWAAATAANLADGIAFTALPLVAAALTTDPLAVSGLAAARYLPWLLLGAAAGALVDRIRAMQAAGVVRSAVIIGLAALAAAGAASMWALYAVMFTVMACETVYDTAARAVLPGLVARDRLESANGRLESGRLVTEDFGGAPLAGLLFGVAAALPLAVNGLGYLLAVVLLAGLPATARRAPADPAAGAAAPRTAFRADVVEGLRFLFGDPLQRALLLLSLGVGVGVEAAFPVLVLLAQERLGVPVQLYGFFVAASAAGALAGAAGAPLLTRFLPRAALVSGCFATAGAALAGLGLASSAWLGAAAWALCGAAFTCGNILIGSAVQLITPNRLLGRASGTRRMVTWGLSPLGALAGGLLGRIDLGLPFVAAGILVAGVAAAGVPTVAEAVRRADRIRRAPPEGEAG from the coding sequence GTGGCACCTCGCAGGCGGGCCGGGGGCGCCCTCGGAGCTGGTGCCCCGTTCGCCCGGTTCTGGGCGGCGGCGACCGCGGCGAACCTCGCCGACGGCATCGCCTTCACCGCGCTGCCGCTGGTCGCCGCGGCGCTCACCACCGACCCGCTGGCCGTCTCCGGCCTCGCGGCGGCGCGCTACCTGCCCTGGCTGCTGTTGGGCGCGGCCGCCGGGGCCCTGGTCGACCGGATCCGGGCGATGCAGGCCGCGGGCGTCGTGCGGTCGGCGGTGATCATCGGGCTCGCCGCGCTGGCGGCCGCCGGCGCGGCCTCGATGTGGGCGCTGTACGCGGTGATGTTCACCGTCATGGCCTGCGAGACCGTCTACGACACTGCGGCCAGGGCGGTGCTGCCCGGGCTGGTGGCCCGGGACCGCCTGGAGTCGGCCAACGGGCGCCTGGAGAGCGGCCGGCTGGTCACCGAGGACTTCGGCGGCGCCCCGCTGGCGGGCCTGCTGTTCGGGGTGGCGGCCGCGCTCCCGCTCGCCGTGAACGGCCTGGGCTACCTGCTGGCGGTGGTGCTGCTGGCCGGGCTTCCGGCGACCGCGCGCCGGGCCCCGGCGGACCCCGCGGCCGGCGCGGCGGCGCCCCGGACGGCGTTCCGCGCCGACGTCGTCGAAGGGCTGCGGTTCCTCTTCGGCGACCCGCTGCAGCGCGCGCTGCTCCTGCTCTCGCTCGGCGTCGGGGTCGGAGTGGAGGCGGCCTTCCCGGTGCTGGTCCTGCTGGCGCAGGAGCGGCTGGGCGTCCCCGTGCAGCTGTACGGGTTCTTCGTGGCCGCCTCGGCGGCCGGCGCACTGGCGGGGGCGGCGGGAGCCCCGCTGCTCACCCGGTTCCTGCCCCGGGCCGCGCTGGTATCGGGCTGCTTCGCGACGGCGGGGGCGGCGCTGGCCGGGCTCGGCCTGGCGTCCTCGGCATGGCTGGGCGCGGCCGCCTGGGCGCTCTGCGGGGCCGCGTTCACCTGCGGGAACATCCTGATCGGCAGCGCCGTCCAGCTGATCACCCCGAACCGGCTGCTGGGCCGGGCCTCCGGTACCCGCAGGATGGTCACCTGGGGGCTGAGCCCGCTGGGCGCGCTGGCCGGCGGCCTGCTCGGCCGGATCGACCTGGGGCTGCCCTTCGTCGCGGCGGGGATCCTGGTCGCCGGGGTGGCCGCGGCCGGCGTCCCGACGGTGGCCGAGGCGGTCCGCCGGGCCGACCGGATCCGCCGCGCGCCCCCGGAGGGGGAGGCCGGCTGA
- a CDS encoding hydantoinase/oxoprolinase N-terminal domain-containing protein, with amino-acid sequence MGGAAGAGGTGAGRALGIDVGGTFTDVAVVRGDGRTAVAKVLSTHRDPVEAAVRVTRRGAERDYGVRFTAEGRLYREKGKTESTL; translated from the coding sequence ATGGGCGGCGCAGCGGGAGCGGGCGGAACCGGCGCGGGCCGCGCGCTCGGCATCGATGTCGGCGGCACCTTCACCGACGTCGCGGTGGTCCGCGGCGACGGGCGGACGGCCGTCGCCAAGGTGCTCAGCACGCACCGAGACCCGGTCGAGGCGGCGGTGCGCGTCACCCGCCGCGGGGCCGAGCGCGACTACGGGGTGCGTTTCACTGCGGAAGGGCGTCTCTACCGCGAAAAGGGCAAAACGGAATCTACATTGTAA
- a CDS encoding LURP-one-related/scramblase family protein: MKYLVRERIFDIGDDFWVTDEQDNRVYWVDGKALRLRTTFQLKTPDGELLLQIKKKLFSVRDQMRIERDGDTVATVRERMFNPIKEKLIVELAAGGEWEVHGDLLGKEYVVSDEHGTVAHISKKWFRVRDTYAVDVNTYRPDVGSDPALVIAVAVAVDSLTEDDGDDEEEQD; this comes from the coding sequence AAATACCTCGTGCGCGAACGGATCTTCGACATCGGCGACGACTTCTGGGTCACCGACGAGCAGGACAACCGCGTCTACTGGGTGGACGGCAAGGCCCTGCGGCTGCGCACCACCTTCCAGCTCAAGACCCCCGACGGCGAACTCCTGCTGCAGATCAAGAAGAAGCTGTTCAGCGTGCGCGACCAGATGCGCATCGAACGCGACGGCGACACCGTCGCCACGGTGCGCGAGCGCATGTTCAACCCGATCAAGGAGAAACTCATCGTCGAGCTCGCCGCCGGCGGCGAGTGGGAGGTCCACGGCGACCTGCTCGGCAAGGAGTACGTGGTCAGCGACGAGCACGGCACCGTCGCGCACATCTCCAAGAAGTGGTTCCGCGTCCGCGACACCTACGCCGTCGACGTCAACACCTACCGCCCCGACGTCGGCTCCGACCCCGCCCTGGTGATCGCCGTCGCGGTCGCCGTGGACTCGCTCACCGAGGACGACGGGGACGACGAAGAGGAACAGGACTGA
- a CDS encoding ArsR/SmtB family transcription factor, whose translation MMKRRRRTEPAGTPPIDVDVPTLRAMAHPTRIRILTELASRGPATATGLARLLGESSGSTSYHLRQLSRFGLVEDDPERPAGGRERWWRNHSGGIRMSGFAYLRNPHTREAANLVITELERARAERRRAWAEYSGTRFEEAAPWVDSAVESSYVHLLTREEAAEMGRELEGVLERWKEAVRGRKPTGDTEVVPVETQVYSFPNLDAGGGG comes from the coding sequence ATGATGAAGCGACGACGCCGAACCGAGCCCGCCGGAACGCCGCCGATCGACGTGGACGTGCCCACTCTGCGCGCGATGGCGCACCCGACCCGGATCAGGATCCTGACCGAGCTCGCCTCCCGAGGGCCGGCCACGGCCACCGGGCTGGCCCGCCTGCTCGGCGAGAGCAGCGGTTCCACCAGCTACCACCTGCGCCAGCTCTCCCGGTTCGGGCTGGTCGAGGACGATCCGGAGCGGCCCGCCGGCGGCCGGGAGCGGTGGTGGCGCAACCATTCGGGCGGTATCCGGATGAGCGGGTTCGCCTACCTGCGGAACCCGCACACCCGGGAGGCCGCGAACCTGGTCATCACCGAGCTGGAACGCGCCCGCGCCGAGCGCCGCCGCGCCTGGGCGGAGTACTCCGGCACCCGGTTCGAGGAGGCCGCCCCGTGGGTGGACTCAGCGGTCGAGAGCAGCTACGTGCACCTGCTCACCAGGGAGGAGGCCGCGGAGATGGGACGCGAGCTGGAAGGCGTGCTGGAGCGGTGGAAGGAGGCCGTCCGGGGAAGGAAGCCCACCGGGGACACCGAGGTGGTCCCGGTAGAGACGCAGGTCTACTCGTTTCCGAATCTGGACGCCGGGGGCGGCGGGTAG